From Glycine soja cultivar W05 chromosome 4, ASM419377v2, whole genome shotgun sequence, the proteins below share one genomic window:
- the LOC114409357 gene encoding uncharacterized protein LOC114409357: protein MYCVCTSIVRSILKATTTALVSHLWEEFLFMDSERADNNQGTNATHTAISSTLKIKIASSSKQGEESLDCSNLPSPNINNAIESSPYGSPLVSPPSSAFVSALQSPYISPRAIIPDPPNGSSPLENQPSLPITTTTATTSTPEDVPSSSYTPPSDQYEFSDDTADTRLKYVTCFPEAAPERISFSFQVPRISFAKGPVSPATNAKLRSCDVYIGFHGQNPNLVRFCKWLKSELELQGIDCMLADRAKYSDSQSHEIADRVICSVAFGVVVVTSSSFLNHYSTEEVRFFAQKKNLIPLLFDTGPSEIMSLLNCNSVDKECKETIDGLMKCNELNLEATDGNWRSCIVKAASILRARLGRKNAEQKDNMQGYESLPFPRNTYFVGREKEIMEIEGLFFGQGNCMEQVQDHCRAFTKGEASGSGQSEGLADEESEPVIGRCGRYFSLEMGRSKEPTLGAWVEPTIGNNSVKRLKNKKSKSGNYKSLCSSVICINGVSGIGKSELALEFSHRYHQRYKMVLWVGGEARYLRQNLLNLSLNLGLDVGADSEMERGRIRSFEEQEFEAFMRVKRELFGEIPYLLIIDNLETEVEWWEGKDLYDLIPRNTAGTHVIVTTRLSKVMSYDTIQLPPLPLSDAMILMIGRKRKDYPADEIDILEKFNEKLGRSSFGVWIIGSLLSELAIGPSSLFEAINQEPLNEDSNSCYTSIAEEQWCKSNPFLMKTLLFCLETLEKTKAKGNLLAIRMLLVSGWFSPAPISDSLLANAAKSIPMVENRLKKWTKSLSLTPSCLSLRTWKNEEDSAMLLVKMGLARRANQHDGCWLHFHPITQAFAKRKGGLQYAKAAIQGVRKMGSQVNSDHLWASAFLVFGFKSEPPLVQLKAIDMVLYIKRTALPLAIQAFTTFSRCNSSLELLRVCTNALEEVEKSFVSQIQDWSSHNSICWKRRLQRDQKVDEYVWQDVTLLKATLLETRAKLLARGGRLDSAKELCRTCISIRTVMLGHNHAQTLAAQETLARLVRMRSKI, encoded by the coding sequence ATGTACTGTGTATGTACATCTATAGTGAGATCTATCCTAAAGGCCACTACCACTGCACTTGTTAGCCATCTCTGGGAAGAGTTCTTATTCATGGACAGTGAAAGAGCGGACAACAACCAAGGCACGAATGCAACACACACTGCAATCTCTAGTACACTTAAAATTAAGATTGCTAGCAGCAGCAAACAAGGTGAGGAGAGTTTAGACTGCTCAAACTTACCTTCACCAAACATAAACAATGCCATAGAATCATCACCTTATGGTTCTCCTCTTGTGTCCCCACCTTCATCAGCCTTTGTTTCAGCATTGCAGTCTCCATATATATCTCCAAGGGCCATAATCCCAGACCCCCCTAATGGTTCTTCTCCTTTGGAAAACCAACCATCGCTACCAATTACTACAACAACAGCAACCACTTCCACCCCAGAAGATGTGCCAAGCAGTTCCTACACTCCCCCTTCTGATCAATATGAGTTCTCTGATGACACTGCTGACACAAGGCTCAAATATGTGACATGTTTTCCTGAAGCAGCTCCTGAACGCATCTCATTCTCATTTCAAGTCCCTAGAATTTCTTTTGCAAAAGGTCCTGTCTCACCTGCTACCAATGCTAAACTAAGAAGCTGTGATGTTTACATTGGATTCCATGGCCAGAACCCCAACTTGGTGCGCTTCTGCAAGTGGCTTAAATCTGAGCTTGAGCTTCAGGGGATTGATTGCATGCTTGCTGATAGAGCAAAGTACTCAGACAGTCAGAGCCATGAGATTGCCGATAGAGTCATTTGCTCGGTGGCATTTGGAGTGGTGGTTGTTACAAGTTCCAGCTTCCTCAACCATTATAGCACGGAGGAGGTGAGATTCTTTGCTCAAAAAAAGAACTTGATCCCTCTCTTGTTTGATActggaccatctgagattaTGTCTCTTCTTAACTGCAACTCTGTTGACAAAGAATGTAAAGAGACAATTGATGGACTAATGAAATGCAATGAGTTGAATCTAGAGGCTACTGATGGTAACTGGAGAAGCTGCATAGTGAAAGCTGCTAGTATCTTAAGAGCAAGACTTGGTAGGAAGAATGCTGAGCAGAAGGATAATATGCAAGGATATGAGAGTTTACCTTTTCCAAGGAACACATACTTTGTAGGAAGAGAGAAGGAGATTATGGAGATTGAAGGCCTTTTCTTCGGTCAAGGGAACTGCATGGAACAAGTCCAAGATCATTGTAGGGCATTCACCAAAGGAGAAGCTAGTGGAAGTGGACAATCTGAAGGCCTTGCAGATGAGGAAAGTGAACCAGTGATAGGTAGGTGTGGAAGGTATTTTAGTCTAGAGATGGGGAGGAGCAAAGAGCCAACTTTAGGGGCTTGGGTTGAACCAACCATAGGAAACAATTCTGTGAAGAGGTTGAAGAATAAGAAGTCAAAGAGTGGAAACTACAAGAGCTTGTGTAGCAGTGTGATTTGCATTAATGGAGTTTCTGGGATCGGGAAGTCTGAGCTGGCACTAGAATTTTCTCATAGATATCACCAGAGGTACAAAATGGTCTTGTGGGTTGGTGGTGAAGCCAGGTATCTTAGGCAGAACTTATTGAACTTGTCTCTCAATTTGGGATTGGATGTTGGTGCTGATTCTGAGATGGAAAGGGGTCGGATTCGTAGCTTTGAGGAGCAAGAATTTGAAGCATTCATGAGAGTCAAGAGGGAACTGTTTGGTGAGATTCCTTACCTGCTGATTATTGATAATCTTGAGACAGAAGTGGAATGGTGGGAAGGGAAGGATCTATATGACTTGATACCAAGAAACACAGCAGGGACACATGTGATTGTTACTACTAGGTTGTCCAAAGTAATGAGCTATGATACTATTCAGCTTCCACCTTTGCCATTATCTGATGCAATGATTCTGATGATAGGCCGAAAAAGGAAAGATTATCCAGCAGATGAGATCgacatccttgaaaaattcaatGAAAAGCTTGGAAGGTCGAGCTTTGGTGTGTGGATAATTGGTTCATTGTTGTCTGAACTTGCAATAggcccttcttctctcttcgAGGCCATAAACCAGGAGCCACTCAATGAAGATTCAAACTCTTGCTATACGAGCATTGCAGAAGAGCAATGGTGCAAGAGCAACCCTTTTCTCATGAAGACCCTTCTCTTTTGTTTGGAGACTTTAGAGAAAACTAAAGCTAAAGGGAACCTCTTGGCCATAAGAATGCTGCTTGTGAGTGGCTGGTTTTCCCCTGCTCCCATTTCAGACAGTTTATTAGCCAATGCAGCAAAGAGTATCCCTATGGTCGAAAACCGCCTTAAGAAGTGGACCAAATCTCTGAGCCTAACACCTAGTTGTTTATCATTGCGGACGTGGAAAAATGAAGAAGATTCAGCAATGCTTCTTGTGAAAATGGGACTGGCTAGAAGGGCTAATCAACATGATGGATGCTGGCTTCATTTCCATCCCATAACACAAGCATTTGCCAAAAGAAAAGGTGGTTTGCAGTATGCCAAGGCTGCAATTCAAGGAGTGAGAAAAATGGGCAGCCAAGTAAACTCAGATCACTTATGGGCCTCTGCTTTCCTTGTGTTCGGGTTCAAATCTGAGCCCCCACTAGTGCAGCTGAAGGCAATTGATATGGTTTTGTACATCAAGAGAACAGCTCTCCCCCTAGCAATTCAAGCCTTCACCACTTTCTCAAGATGCAATTCATCCTTGGAGCTCTTAAGGGTGTGCACCAATGCACTGGAGGAAGTTGAGAAGTCCTTTGTCTCTCAAATCCAAGATTGGTCCTCACATAATTCAATTTGTTGGAAAAGGAGACTGCAAAGAGACCAAAAAGTGGATGAATATGTATGGCAAGATGTCACCTTGTTGAAGGCAACACTGCTGGAGACAAGAGCAAAGTTGCTAGCAAGAGGGGGGCGTCTAGACAGTGCCAAGGAACTGTGCAGAACATGCATCAGTATCAGAACTGTGATGCTTGGCCATAACCATGCACAGACGTTGGCTGCTCAAGAGACATTAGCAAGGTTGGTGAGAATGAGGAGTAAGATATGA